aggATCATGGTGGAGGAGAACGCCAACACACTGACGGAAAATATTCAAACGGCGCCAAAATCAGAGAGAAGCTCCAGAGTACCAGAATGAACTTTAACTGTTTGTAACAGTTTTTTAAGGATTCAGGCCACAAACATGAAGCAGATGTTTCAGAATTAGGCCAGTTTCTCCAGGATTTGCTGCCTTGCTCAAAATGCTGCTAGCGCCACACTAACCACGAAGaacagaaggttctggaacgCCGTTCGTTTCTGCAGTTCTGCTGCCGCCGTTCAGGGAAGTTTCTTTAAAGAGCGGCTGAAGCacattcctcctctgagtccagCTGATCATCACATTATCATCAGATAACAGATGTTTAGGAGATGAGTTCAGCTACACGGTAACTGGCAGCAAGTTCACTGGTTAATGATTCACTTCTTCACCAGTAAACAGCAGTTTACCAGCGTTTACAGGAACacgtttttttgtgtgtgtgtgtgtgtgttcaaatcCAGAATTTAAAGGAGGACAGATGGTTTGTTCTGAGCTTTCGTTCTTGCTTTTTGCTGTGATTTGGATTCGCAGCTCTGTTCCACTCTGATGGAGGGAGAAATGAAGCGCTGCTTCTTCTGTGGCGTCAGCATGTCTTCTGGCCCCCGGCCGCTGGGcggcggggggacgggggaggagCTGGACGCCGTCCCGctcactggaatgttcccttcagcCTGGACTTCATCCCCTGCTCTGTTCTTCTCACCCCGGAGAGGAACAGCTGCAGCCTCGCTTCATGAGACCTTCCTCCATGAAATGAGTGAAGTTTTAACTCAGTGGGTTCAGCGCTGGCGAGGCCTGCCGGtctgtaaacaggagtttagtcaAATAGTAACTGAGCTGGAATCTTAAAACGGAAAATGCTGAGCGAGCGTTTCCAAATCGATCCGCTCTGGACGACTGTCCAGCAAAGAAGTGATTGAAGCAGGGGTTAAATAACGTGTTTCATCCACAGTGAATCTGACGTTTGAGGCGTTTTGACTTCTCGTCTCCGTCTGATTGAACAGCAGTGAAGTCAGAGTCCATCTGTTGTTCTTCCTGGGTGACGTCTGGACTCCTCGCTGACGTCTCATTTTCTCCTTTGTGTCCTTCCTCTGCTCCCGCTCTCCTTCCCCCACATTTCCCACATTCCTGCTCGGCCCTAAACTCTGCTCCTTTGTCCTCCTTTGGTCCTCCTCCCTCACTTTCTTCTGTCTGATCCTGTTTTGTCTCACGTTGTTCCTTTGATGGTCTAACGGcctccatcctcttcctccatcttcaCCGTTTGGAGTCAGACCTCTGCGTCTGAGGCGTTGGGAGTGAAATGGAAGCAGAGAACAGTCCTGTGTGAGTGGCCCAGATGAAGGAAAACCGGTTTTACAgcagagaacctgcagaaccagactcgcGGTGCGGTTCATGTGGCAGCAGTTCAGGGTTAAAGCCGTTTTTATCCAAATTAATGAGATCTTCAGCTTTTCCCACTCATTCAAGTGAAACAGAATTAGAAttgaataaaatttaaattcTATTTAAAACCAAAACTGGACCCGCCCCCCGcccgcctggcccggcggcgTCTCGGTGTGACTGACGGCTCTGCGCCTCCCGCAGGAGCAGCTcggagcagaggaagctgcGCTCCCGGGACGCCGCCCGCTGCCGGCGCAGCCAGGAGACGGAGGTCTTCTACGAGCTGGCCGGCACgctgcccctcccccgccgGGTCTCCACCCACCTGGACAAGGCGGGCATCATGAGAGTGACGCTCAGCTACCTGCGGATGCACCACCTGCTGCGCTCCGGTGAGAAACCCCCCTCACAGGACACACTCCCCGGTTCAGCtctggagagaacatgcaaactcagcgcAAACCGCGAATTATCTCCTCCAcaggggaggagcaggaggaggaggaggaggaggaggaagatcccATGGACGCCTTCTACCCTCAGACGCTGGCGGGCTTCGTCATGGTGCTGAGCGAGGAGGGAGACATGATCTACCTGACGGAGAACGTCAACAAGCACATCGGCATCATGCAGGTGCgactcttcatcctcttcctcctcgcgGCTCGAGAGACGCCGCGCTCCGTCCGTCTCACCGAGCGTCCCTGTGTCCTCAGCTGGAGCTCCTGGGTCAGAGCATCTACGACTTCATCCACCCGTGTGACCAGGAGGAGCTGCGGGACCTGCTGACGCCCCGTCCAGGTCAGCGTCCCCCCTGTCCCCGACATCCgacccagacctgcagctcctggtcTGACCCATCAGGGTTCAGGCCTGAGCTGAGAGCAGACCACTGACCggttcaggtccagcagaaccctgaaGCGACACCGCTTCAACCAGCTTTAATGCTGAGAAATCCAGTTTTCCTGACCGTACCTGAACACGCCGCGCCACATCGACGCGTTGAACCAGTTCCTGTGTCgtctgcactttttaaaaatggaaacagtTTAGAGGTGTGTGACGAATCCCCGAGACTGATCTGAGCTCGTGATGCCTTCAGGGACCAGCAAGAAGTCACGGGCCGAGCCCAAGAGCGAGAGGAACTTCTTCCTGCGCATGAAGAGCAcgctgaccagcagggggcgcaccGTCAACATCAAGGCTGCCACCTGGaaggtagacacacacacacacacacacacacacacacacacacacagtgaatcAGGAGAAGTCTtgacctccccctcctcctccaggttctccactgCATGGGCCACATGCGTTCATTCGGGGGCAGCTCCACGTCGCCCCCCACAGGCCAAGTGATGACGCTGCTGTGCGAGCCCATCCCCCACCCGTCCAGCGTGGAGTTCCCGCTGGACACCTCCACCTTCCTGACCCGGCACAGCCTGGACCTGCACTTCACACACTGCGAGGGCCggtgagcctcctcctccacctcctataccccctcctcctcctcctcctcctcctcctcctcctcctccccctcctcttcctccacctcctcctcctcctcctcctcttccccctcctcctcctcctccacctcctccccctcctcctcctcctcctccagctccccctcccctcctcctcctcctcctcctcctcctcctcctcctcctccccctcctcttcctccacctcctcctcctcctcctcctcttccccctcctcctcctcctcctcctcctccccctcctcctcctcctcctcctcctccccctcctcctcctcctcctccccctccccctcctcctcctcctccccctcctcctcctcctcctccccctccccctcctcttcctcctcctcctcctcctccccctccccctcctcctcctcctcctcctcttcctcctcctccagctcctccacacaGGCCCAGAATGAGAAGCAAACGGCCTCACTGCTCTGTGTGAAATCGGCCTCCTGTTTCCAGGGTAACGGAGCTGGTGGGATACAAACCCGACGATCTGATTGGACGCTCCGCCTTCGAGTTTCATCACGCGCTCGACTCTGATCACATCAACAAAAGTCTGCACACACGTGAGTGTGGAGCGCCTCGTATTCACTCCCATCGTCATATGAGTCGATCTTCTGTTCTGGTCTGAGGAAAACCCGGAGCAGCGACTGTTTCAGCTCCATCAGATCacattctgtgtggagttcaAGTGTCTTCTCCACCTTGTCTGCGTTTCCTGATgcgttttcccatgatgctttgcagTGCTGTCCAAGGGCCAGGTGAGCACCGGCCTGTACCGCTTCCTGGCCAACAGCGGCGGCTTCGTGTGGGCCGTGACTCAGGCCACTGTGCTCTACAACGGCAAGACGGCGCAGCCCGAAGCCATCGTCTGCCTCAACTTCATCCTCAGGTAACGGCAGCGAGGAGGCGGGGtgtcgggggcggggccagcagcacagcggcgtggcggcgctcactcctctctctgtcctgcagctcGGTGGAGCAGCCGGACGTGGTGTTCTCCCTGGAGCAGACCCACGGCGCCCGGCCGCCCAAAGCCGAGGTCCGGGCCCCAGAGGATTGTGGGATTGGCGTCATGTCTGATTCTgaggctgagctcctccccGAGGACTCCGCCCCAGAcggcaccgccgccgccacgctcttcatgaagctgaaggagcagccggaggagctgctgcagctcgctcCCGACGCCGGGGACGCCGTCGTCCCGCTGACAGCTGCAGGGCAGACCGGTAAAAACATGGATTTACTAAAAATAGAATAATTTACCTAATACCCattaaagctgttttcattAATACACTACATTCTATATCGTACACTTTGAATTCTGTGTGCAGAATGCAGAACGGAGTGTGTGAAACCTCTGCTCTGTACGGCAGGCTTTAAAgggacacttcaacattttggcaaattggcccatttagcacaattccttagtcatttgaacagcatacttactttttctgtgagggcgagctgttgtttattcagaggcgagtcggggaaggttttcgggacggacacaatggaagtggatggtatttttgttccccctcgtcaaactcatcaaatacacaatccaacaaccccaaaacactttggtggacacgttataatccgcacattcactacactgtgaaatattaatgaaaaattaccagattgagttgtttatgcgaagattgctaagacggaactatttactaaacatggcgtctgggcgtagtgatctcaaaagaaaaagtagttcccagtatttgcttcagtgtcgtaacgctacaatattatttgttggtgttccacagcgtagtgaatgtgtggattataacgtgtccaccaaagtgttttggggttgttggattgtgtatttgatgagtttgacgagggggaacaaaaataacatccacttccattgtgtccgtcccgaaaaccttccccgactcacctctgaataaacaacagctcgccctcacaaaaaaagtaagtacgctatttgaaatgactaaggaattgtgctaaatgggccaatttgccaaaatgttgaagtatcgctttaagtagTGATGGAAAATGAAGCCTCATGAACCGCTGTCTTAGCTTTCTggagccactagatggcactctaGGTATAAAAATGGAGGCTGAAGTGTGCTTTCAACAGACAGCACCATCTCATGGCTAGCTTCAAGCTAATGTAAAGCTACCTagtctgaagagcagaaagCTAGCTAGCTTAGACTCAGAGCCCAGGTCCTTCCTGCATTCTGCTCCTCATATCTCTGGACCAGCTGCCGTCAGCTGGTAGAGGAAGCTCCAGTCAGTGACAcatgacaggaagtggagaacaGCGGACTGAGGGTGAACTCTGTCCTCCCGGCCAGGCTCCGTGGAGCTGACGTTCTCCAGCCCGTCCACCCTGGACTCGCAGCCTCAGGACCTGTGCAGTCCCCAGCTGAGACAGCTCCTGTCCCCCATCTTCAACCCGGACAGCCCACCGCCTtcatcctcctcgtcctcctcgtcctcctcgtccccgGCCTCCTCGCCTGAGCTGCTGATGGTAACCGAACCTCCGATCTCCTGTCGAAGCGCCGCTGCTCTGTTTGACCGtccgtcctccaccctccaggaGCAGGACGAGGGGCAGGAGGTGGCCATGGACACCAGCGAGGTGGAGAAGTTCTTCGCCGTGTGGCCAGAAGACGCTCAGAAGAGTGGAGGAGGCCTGCAGGTGTGGGCCGAGTGCagagggggggtctgggggtctgggggtctgagggggggtcAGGGACGTTCTAACGCCGCTGTGTTCCAGAACATGGAGGAGGTGGACCTGGACATGCTGGCTCCCTACATCTCCATGGACGACGACTTCCAGCTCACCTTCCTGGCGGCCGAGCCTCCGTCCCCGCTgtcggcggcgccggcggcgagCAGGAAGAGGTGAGCTCACTGGAAACCCGCCAAACCAGCTGCtttcaggcttttattttggtggaTGTTTTTAACTTCTTAGctgttttatctccttttaagcAACTTGGCATGATTTTCTctaattttttattatttattatttcagaatttcttgtcattccaggttttttttaagctgttttatcatttttttcccacttctTGTGATTTTAGCCATTGTTCCAGATattacatgtatttttttttaattcttttttaaatgagatcTAAGACtccttttgaaaaatgtgtgtgaatgtaggAGAAATAGGTCAaatccctcctctgtctctcctatggcccccccaacccccccaggACTCTGGAGCTGGACaaggagctgcaggttcagaGCAAGAGGCGGAAAGCCGCCCCCACCTCCAtggaagaggagctgctgctcagccacAGACTGCTGGTCAGTGGAGTCCAGAGGGCGGTCCAGAGGGCGGTCCGGGTTAGCGGTCCAGAGGACGGTCCGGTTAGCGGTCCGGTTAGCGGTCCAGAGGACGGTCCCGTTAGCGGTCCCTCAGGCCCCGCCCTCACCGCCCCGTCTCCGCCCACAGGACTCCCTGCAGGACGCCGAGCAGGCCGACCTGCTGGTGGACCTGGAGCCGGGCGGACGCTGCCAGCTGCTCACGGACAGAGACCCGGTGCtgggaggcgttcagggactctgcgacacagcaggtaaaaaccgGGTCAAGGGTCACGGCCTCAACAGCCATCTGGGTGAAACTCTGAGGCGCCATCTGGTGGGGAAAACATGGAACGATGatgaaatctctctctctgtctctctctctctctctctctgtctctctctctctgtctctctttctgtctctctctctctctctctctctccctctccctgcagctctgatgAGGGATGTATTTGTCGCTCGCCCctcctgcctctctcctcctctctctccgaTGACCTGATGGCCGATCAACGTTTCCCTCGACTTCAGCTCCCAGAGTCTGGAGGTCGAGGCTGACACAtcgagctgacacacacacacacacacacacacacacacacacacacacacacacacacacacacacaccaacatcaTGTAagcacacaccacaaacacgcacacacacttccatcatgtccacacacacatacacacctccGACATGTATACACATgccacaaacacgcacacacacacctgggtcCTATACGCACACACGCCTCCTTCATGTACGCACACACCCCCGGCTGCCGGGCCCCGCGGCGTCTCTCCGGTCTGGACCGGTCCTCGGGGGTCTGGACCCGGAGCGGTGGTGCAGCGGTccgccccccctctccccccgtcAGTTAACGTGAGGATCACTGAGTCCACGTGGAggcagcaggtggcgctgcctCCCCCTCACACAGCCCGCGTTCCTTCAGCAGTGAGGTGATGGTTCAATTCCCTGTGCAGCTAATCTCGATCCGTCCGGGAAACTCGACGCTTCCAGCCAGTTACTGTCGTCCAGAGGTGGCGCTCGCCGGGCAGGCCGATCGGTTCGATTTAGAGCTCCCGTCGTCACGGTAACGTCAAGCTTCACATCCGCCACTGGCCTTTACATTATATGTAACATTTTGTACGCTGAGCTGTTACATTGTACTGTGATTTACTTTAAAGACATGTTATTCTCTGTTCTAACATTTCCTGTCAGCATGTTACCACACTACACTCATCAATAAGAATCTCAGTCTGATCTACACATCTACCATCGTAGCCtgataaacattttattttatatttcatcaacTAACCCTCCTCAGATGATACGTTTTGACGTTATTGTGCGATAATGTTTCATGATGTGAATCAAGCCTCTGTTTCCTGTGATGAAATTGTTTAATCATCATTTaaagtggcttttttttaatcaacgaGGCCAAAGAAGAACGGCCTGGCGCCACCTCTGGTTCAAGCTTCTACCTGTTTGATCTCACTGCCGGTTTATTTGTACAAATCAGTCGTCAACCTGCGGATATCAGTGGCATCGTTCTTAACAGTGGCatatttttactctttttttaatactttttttttaaaagaatgaatATACTCGAACCTTCTGAGACTTTTTAATCTCTGTTTTGTCTACAAACCCCGAATGAGCAGCGGCTCGGTTCAGCCGCCTGGAGGTGCCAGGCGGGCGGGGTTAGTCTGATCTGACGCTCTCTGTCAGTAAACCCACTAATGcaagaaaaaccacaaaaaaaaaaaaaaaaaaaaaagcagattcaATGTAACGTTATGGTAATTTAAAATATGTAATTGACTAACTGAGGCCCTTATAAGAGTGAAGCGAGCAGTAGAACTAGCATGTTAACGAAACGTGATTGAAGCTTTTAGAGTTTAGTCTTGTTTTGAGTTTGGATTTGAAGGTCTGGAGGCCTTGGTCTTGTTAGTGTGTGGAGCCTCCAGCAGGCGGCGCTCTCTGACCAGCGTGTGTTTTTCATCTGGCTGTGAGAAAAGTTCAATCCAAACATCTgagactttttgttttctcact
The sequence above is a segment of the Salarias fasciatus chromosome 14, fSalaFa1.1, whole genome shotgun sequence genome. Coding sequences within it:
- the hif1al gene encoding hypoxia inducible factor 1 subunit alpha, like isoform X2, which encodes MEKKEESVAGKRSSSEQRKLRSRDAARCRRSQETEVFYELAGTLPLPRRVSTHLDKAGIMRVTLSYLRMHHLLRSGEEQEEEEEEEEDPMDAFYPQTLAGFVMVLSEEGDMIYLTENVNKHIGIMQLELLGQSIYDFIHPCDQEELRDLLTPRPGTSKKSRAEPKSERNFFLRMKSTLTSRGRTVNIKAATWKVLHCMGHMRSFGGSSTSPPTGQVMTLLCEPIPHPSSVEFPLDTSTFLTRHSLDLHFTHCEGRVTELVGYKPDDLIGRSAFEFHHALDSDHINKSLHTLLSKGQVSTGLYRFLANSGGFVWAVTQATVLYNGKTAQPEAIVCLNFILSSVEQPDVVFSLEQTHGARPPKAEVRAPEDCGIGVMSDSEAELLPEDSAPDGTAAATLFMKLKEQPEELLQLAPDAGDAVVPLTAAGQTGSVELTFSSPSTLDSQPQDLCSPQLRQLLSPIFNPDSPPPSSSSSSSSSSSPASSPELLMEQDEGQEVAMDTSEVEKFFAVWPEDAQKSGGGLQNMEEVDLDMLAPYISMDDDFQLTFLAAEPPSPLSAAPAASRKRTLELDKELQVQSKRRKAAPTSMEEELLLSHRLLDSLQDAEQADLLVDLEPGGRCQLLTDRDPVLGGVQGLCDTAALMRDVFVARPSCLSPPLSPMT
- the hif1al gene encoding hypoxia inducible factor 1 subunit alpha, like isoform X1; amino-acid sequence: MEKKEESVAGKRSSSEQRKLRSRDAARCRRSQETEVFYELAGTLPLPRRVSTHLDKAGIMRVTLSYLRMHHLLRSGEEQEEEEEEEEDPMDAFYPQTLAGFVMVLSEEGDMIYLTENVNKHIGIMQLELLGQSIYDFIHPCDQEELRDLLTPRPGTSKKSRAEPKSERNFFLRMKSTLTSRGRTVNIKAATWKVLHCMGHMRSFGGSSTSPPTGQVMTLLCEPIPHPSSVEFPLDTSTFLTRHSLDLHFTHCEGRVTELVGYKPDDLIGRSAFEFHHALDSDHINKSLHTLLSKGQVSTGLYRFLANSGGFVWAVTQATVLYNGKTAQPEAIVCLNFILSSVEQPDVVFSLEQTHGARPPKAEVRAPEDCGIGVMSDSEAELLPEDSAPDGTAAATLFMKLKEQPEELLQLAPDAGDAVVPLTAAGQTGSVELTFSSPSTLDSQPQDLCSPQLRQLLSPIFNPDSPPPSSSSSSSSSSSPASSPELLMEQDEGQEVAMDTSEVEKFFAVWPEDAQKSGGGLQNMEEVDLDMLAPYISMDDDFQLTFLAAEPPSPLSAAPAASRKRTLELDKELQVQSKRRKAAPTSMEEELLLSHRLLVSGVQRTVRLAVRLAVQRTVPLAVPQAPPSPPRLRPQDSLQDAEQADLLVDLEPGGRCQLLTDRDPVLGGVQGLCDTAALMRDVFVARPSCLSPPLSPMT